The following proteins are encoded in a genomic region of Cryptomeria japonica chromosome 11, Sugi_1.0, whole genome shotgun sequence:
- the LOC131035763 gene encoding protein MAINTENANCE OF MERISTEMS-like produces the protein MLESRERFPSTQRLRPELSIQDRIAIEEMGLRHVLYVPEFRANMGLLTALAERWHSETCTFHLPMGEMTVTLEDVYRILHIPIDGELIPYDRDGDGEALRRVFQDPGLEMRAGHVAWDTMTATGLALPAVIGGAISGFLCPNRPTRGLAVGWGGALETLVTEHTRYAWGPCVLAHLYYELHQFVYHGSVGLGCRVTLLQVWAYEHLPITRPIHFRGRGQGRSFVHLYDMITSQPRIGRLEHWRRVIDDIDIVIWRLYLGCEEWEDDAVELPYTFRSRYLIGRMPYILERQLVDRVGRQFGRIQRMPRSLGMYARTVRDQAQFRPLLSYDQAVTQMTEMLPLPWDMWLEVEDAGMDTEYAAYWGQGQVQAPRQGQRQVPVQAPRQTFGTVKFAGSRDPPRSIMHEYLLVNWLASGIGEYA, from the exons atgctggagtcacgggagagattcccgtcgactcagagattgcgaccagagttgtcgattcaggacaggattgctattgaggagatgggcctcagacatgtgctatatgtgcccgagtttcgggcaaacatgggtttgctgactgcactggcggagagatggcactccgagacttgcacgtttcacttgcctatgggggagatgacagtgaccctcgaggatgtatataggatactgcatataccgatcgatggagagctgattccatatgatcgagatggagacggggaggcactgagacgagtattccaggatcccggtttggagatgagagcagggcacgtggcatgggataccatgaccgcgacaggtttagcgttaccagctgttattggaggagccatcagtggtttcttgtgtccAAACAGGcctacacgggggttggcagtgggctggggaggagcactagagacactggtgactgagcacaccagatatgcatgggggccatgtgtcttggcgcatctgtactatgagctacatcagtttgtttaccatggatcagtgggcttgggctgcagagtgacactgttacaggtatgggcttatgagcaccttccgatcacacggcctatccacttcagaggcagagggcagggacggagttttgtacacctgtatgatatgattacatcacagcctcggattggtcgactggagcattggaggcgtgtcatagatgacattgatatagtTATCTGGAGgctgtacctggggtgcgaggagtgggaggacgatgccgtGGAGTTGCCCTATacgttcaggagcaggtatctgattgggcgtatgccctacatactggagaggcagctggttgacagggttgggagacagttcggcaggatccagaggatgccgcgaagtttgggcatgtatgcccgtacagtcagggatcaggctcaGTTCAgaccactgttatcatatgatcaggctgtgacacagatgacagagatgctgccactaccttgggatatgtggctagaggtggaggatgcagggatggacacaGAGTATGCTGCGTATTGG ggacagggacaggtgcaggctcCCAGGCAGGGTCAGAGACAGGTACCtgttcaggcacctagacag ACATTTGGAACAGTTAAATTTGCAGGGTCTCGAGATCCACCTAGATCAATTATGCATGAATATCTATTG GTTAATTGGTTGGCCAGTGGAATTGGGGAATATGCATAG